One window of Vitis riparia cultivar Riparia Gloire de Montpellier isolate 1030 chromosome 5, EGFV_Vit.rip_1.0, whole genome shotgun sequence genomic DNA carries:
- the LOC117914605 gene encoding mitochondrial proton/calcium exchanger protein-like, with the protein MASKAILRRRKLISDYLNVSIRPIQSFQSFRNGGFGNLLSSQNLDSQGSSSAINNTSLDFTGINDGNSTFAAKDAFLSFSGLGLFRHSYSGITTSGIGNGRSEFICPMGFRLMSQSVRNASTATAGQHELGSDDEENEKQAAKMRKEASPQECDQAVEGLSTAKAKAKAKQLLESQKGAKSPLQKTWAMLLGIGPALRAVASMSREDWAKKLIHWKNEIISTLQHYWLGFKLLWADVRISSRLLLKLAGGKSLSRRERQQLTRTTADIFRLVPFAVFIIVPFMEFLLPVFLKLFPNMLPSTFQDKMKEQEALKRRLNARIEYARFLQDTVKEMAKEVQNSRSGEIKKTAEDLDEFLNRVRRGAGVSNDEILAFAKLFNDELTLDNISRPRLVNMCKYMGISPFGTDAYLRYMLRKRLQWIKNDDRLIQAEGVESLSEAELREDCRERGMLGLRSVEEMRQQLRDWLDLSLNHSVPSSLLILSRAFTVSGKVRPEEAVQATLSSLPDEVVDTVGITALPSEDSVSERRRKLEYLEMQEELIKEEEEKEEEEQAKIKETVVSQEDLALKEMTIPTAREAQEQARARAVEKQEQLCELSRALAVLASASSVSREREEFLRLVNKEIELYNSMVEKEGTDGEKEAMEAYRAARDESDHAAKVEVGDEVSSALIDRVDAMLQNLEKEIDDVDAKIGDRWRLLDRDYDGKVTPEEVAAAALYLKDTLGKEGIQELISNLSKDKDGKIHVEDIVRLGSRTEDANTSEVGGM; encoded by the exons ATGGCATCCAAAGCAATTTTGAGAAGGAGGAAGCTCATTTCTGATTACCTGAATGTTTCCATACGACCCATCCAAAGTTTTCAAAGCTTTAGGAATGGGGGCTTTGGGAATTTATTATCTTCCCAGAATTTGGATTCACAAGGCTCAAGCTCTGCTATAAATAATACTTCTTTGGACTTTACTGGCATAAATGATGGGAATTCAACTTTTGCTGCTAAAGACGCATTTCTAAGCTTTTCAGGCCTAGGACTCTTTAGGCATAGCTATTCTGGAATCACGACATCTGGTATTGGAAATGGAAGATCAGAATTTATTTGTCCAATGGGATTCAGGTTGATGTCGCAATCTGTTCGTAATGCTTCTACTGCTACAGCTGGACAACATGAATTGGGCAGTGATGATGAGGAAAATGAAAAGCAGGCTGCTAAAATGAGAAAAGAAGCATCTCCTCAGGAATGTGATCAAGCTGTAGAAGGTTTGAGTACAGCAAAGGCCAAAGCAAAAGCCAAACAGCTGCTAGAATCTCAAAAGGGTGCTAAATCACCTTTACAAAAAACATGGGCGATGCTATTAGGGATTGGTCCAGCTTTGAGAGCTGTAGCGTCTATGAGCAG GGAGGATTGGGCTAAGAAACTAATTCATTGGAAGAATGAAATCATATCAACATTACAACATTATTGGTTGGGTTTTAAACTACTCTGGGCTGACGTGAGAATCAGTTCAAGATTGCTTTTAAAACTTGCTGGTGGGAAGAGTCTCTCTAGAAGAGAGAGGCAACAACTGACACGAACCACAGCTGATATTTTCAGGCTGGTTCCTTTTGCAGTTTTTATAATAGTCCCATTCATGGAGTTTTTGCTTCCGGTATTCCTGAAATTATTCCCTAACATGCTGCCATCAACCTTTCAAGATAAAATGAAAGAACAG GAAGCATTGAAAAGGAGGCTTAATGCAAGAATAGAGTATGCGAGATTTCTTCAGGACACTGTCAAAGAAATGGCGAAGGAAGTCCAAAACTCACGGAGTGGAGAAATTAAGAAAACGGCAGAAGATCTTGATGAGTTTTTGAACAGA GTTAGAAGAGGAGCTGGTGTCTCCAATGATGAAATTTTAGCCTTTGCCAAGTTGTTCAACGACGAACTTACTTTAGATAATATCAGCAG ACCACGATTGGTGAATATGTGCAAGTATATGGGAATCAGCCCATTTGGGACAGATGCATATTTGCGATATATGCTCCGAAAAAGACTTCAATG gattAAAAACGATGATAGATTGATTCAAGCCGAGGGTGTGGAGTCTCTTTCAGAAGCTGAGCTTCGTGAAGATTGTAGGGAGCGAGGCATGCTTGGATTACGCTCAGTTGAAGAAATGCGGCAACAG CTCCGTGATTGGTTGGATTTGTCTCTGAATCATTCTGTCCCCTCGTCTCTTTTGATCCTTTCCAG AGCCTTCACTGTGTCTGGAAAAGTGCGGCCAGAGGAGGCTGTTCAGGCAACACTGTCTTCTCTGCCAGATGAGGTTGTGGACACTGTTGGTATTACAGCTTTGCCTTCTGAAGATTCTGTTTCAGAAAGGAGGAGGAAATTGGAGTATCTTGAAATGCAGGAAGAACTTATTAAG gaagaggaagagaaagaggaagaagaacaaGCTAAGATTAAGGAAACTGTAGTCAGTCAAGAGGACCTGGCTTTGAAAGAGATGACTATTCCAACAGCAAGAGAAGCGCAAGAGCAAGCTAGAGCAAGAGCAGTGGAAAAACAAGAGCAGCTATGTGAACTAAGTCGTGCATTGGCGGTTCTAGCTTCGGCATCG TCAGTGAGTAGGGAGCGTGAAGAATTTCTGAGGCTTGTCAATAAGGAG ATAGAGCTTTATAATAGCATGGTAGAGAAAGAGGGTACAGATGGTGAAAAAGAGGCCATGGAGGCATATAGAGCTGCTCGAGATGAAAGTGACCATGCTGCTAAAGTGGAAGTTGGTGATGAGGTTTCATCGGCACTCATAGATAGG GTGGATGCTATGCTTCAAAACCTTGAAAAGGAAATTGATGATGTTGATGCCAAAATTGGTGATCGTTGGCGACTACTTGACAG GGATTATGATGGGAAAGTAACTCCTGAAGAGGTGGCAGCTGCTGCTTTGTACTTGAAGGATACTTTGGGCAAGGAAGGCATCCAAGAACTCATCAGCAACCTTTCCAAAGATAAAG ATGGGAAGATTCATGTTGAAGACATTGTCAGACTGGGCAGCCGAACTGAAGATGCCAATACATCTGAAGTGGGGGGAATGTAG
- the LOC117914708 gene encoding integrin-linked protein kinase 1-like has product MEIAAQLKRGISRQFSTGSLRRTLSRQFSRQSSLDPRRTNLRFSLGRQSSLDPIRRSPVNEELSVPENLDSTMQMLFMACRGDVKGVEDLLNEGTDVNSIDLDGRTALHIAACEGQIEVVKLLLSRKANIDARDRWGSTAAADAKYYGNVEIYNILKARGAKTPKIRKTPMAVANPREVPEYELNPLELQVRKSDGITKGSYQVAKWNGTKVSVKILDKDSYSDPESINAFKYELTLLEKVRHPNVVQFVGAVTQNIPMMIVSEYHPKGDLGSYLQKKGRLSLSKALRYALDIARGMNYLHECKPDPVIHCDLKPKNILLDSGGQLKVAGFGLLRLSKLSPDKVKLAQSGSHIDASNVYMAPEVYRDELFDRSVDSFSFGLILYEMIEGVQPFHPKPPEEAIKMICLEGKRPPFKSKSRSYPPDLKELIEECWNPEPVVRPIFSEVIVRLDKIVGHCSRQAWWKDTFKLPWK; this is encoded by the exons ATGGAGATTGCGGCTCAGCTGAAGCGAGGCATCTCGCGCCAGTTCTCCACTGGATCGTTGCGGAGGACCCTGAGCCGGCAGTTCTCGCGGCAGTCGTCGCTGGATCCGCGGAGGACCAATCTGAGGTTCAGCTTAGGGAGGCAATCGTCGTTGGATCCGATTCGGCGGAGCCCGGTGAACGAGGAGCTATCGGTGCCGGAGAATCTGGATTCCACCATGCAGATGCTGTTTATGGCGTGTAGAGGGGATGTGAAGGGAGTGGAGGATTTGTTGAACGAAGGCACTGATGTGAACAGCATCGATTTGGATGGCCGCACTGCTCTGCATATCGCGGCCTGTGAAGGTCAGATTGAGGTAGTTAAGCTCCTGCTCAGTCGGAAGGCCAACATCGATGCTCGTGACCGTTGGGGGAGTACG GCAGCTGCTGATGCTAAATACTATGGAAATGtagaaatttataatattttgaaggCTCGAGGAGCCAAAACTCCG AAAATCAGGAAGACGCCAATGGCTGTTGCAAATCCTCGAGAAGTTCCAGAGTATGAGCTTAATCCATTAGAGCTTCAGGTCCGCAAAAGTGATGGTATCACAAAG GGATCATACCAAGTAGCTAAATGGAATGGTACAAAGGTTTCTGTAAAGATACTTGATAAGGACAGCTATTCAGACCCCGAAAGCAT AAATGCTTTCAAATATGAGCTAACCTTATTAGAAAAGGTCCGGCATCCAAATGTGGTTCAGTTTGTTGGAGCTGTTACCCAAAATATACCCATGATGATTGTTTCAGAGTATCATCCGAAA GGTGACCTGGGAAGCTATCTTCAAAAGAAAGGGCGTCTATCTCTATCTAAAGCTCTAAGATATGCTCTTGATATTGCCAG GGGCATGAATTATCTACATGAATGCAAACCAGACCCAGTTATCCACTGTGATTTAAAGCCAAA aaatattttgcTGGATAGTGGAGGTCAGTTGAAGGTTGCCGGATTTGGTTTATTAAGGTTGTCAAAGCTGTCACCTGACAAAGTAAAATTAGCGCAATCAGGGAGTCACATTGATGCTTCAA ATGTATATATGGCGCCTGAGGTTTATAGAGATGAACTATTTGACAGAAGTGTGGATTCATTCTCTTTCGGTCTCATACTTTATGAG ATGATTGAAGGAGTACAGCCCTTTCACCCAAAACCTCCAGAAGAAGCCATCAAAATGATCTGTTTAGAAGGAAAGAGACCACCTTTCAAGAGCAAATCAAGAAGTTATCCTCCAGATTTAAAaga GTTGATCGAGGAATGTTGGAATCCGGAACCTGTTGTTCGGCCAATCTTTTCTGAGGTCATAGTACGGTTGGATAAAATTGTTGGACATTGCTCTAGACAAGCATGGTGGAAAGACACTTTCAAGCTTCCTTG GAAATAA